GGCTATTGTGATTTTAGAATTGCCAAGCCCCACGCCATACCAACTAAATCTGAATTTCTAGAGGTTAGACCTAGGCATCAGTATTGTTTAAAACTTCCCAGATGATTCCAAGATGCAGCCAAATCAGAGGTATaggtgtgtgtgttgtggggtgTGGGTGGAGATGTGTGTTAACGTATGCCCTAACAAACCAGCCACCCACCAGGGGTCTCACCTACTACTCTCAAGTCACTAGGGGCTCCAGGGAAACATGTACATACTATGCCTGtctgaacttcttccaaaataggGCAACACTCACAGGCCCCAGGCACCTCCCCTCCAGGGTATAAGGAAAGAAAGACCCTGGACTGGAAGGCAGGCAGCCAAGGTTCTTCTGGGTCAGGTGCTCTCACTGTTCAGCCTTGTGTGATTTCCCCCACCCAGAGACTTAGTTGCCCTGGGAAAACAATGGAGACAAAAAGGATTCTGGCCAGCTTATACATTATTTACCACCCTACATTCAATTTGAGGGCACTAGGTGACATCAGGTCTGGGTTGCACGGTCTGTTGTTCCCACAGTCTTGCTGGGGAAACAGGTCGAGGAGGTAAAGGGTACACCAAGGGTCACTCTGTCCCCCTTCCTTGCCAAAGCTGTTTTCTGATCTGTGTAACTGTTTGAGCACAAGGGCATCAGAGCCTACACATACTGCACGTGGGAGTCTGGAGAAGCCAAGGACACAAAGCCATGTACACACTCCCAGTCCGCCCCTTCAGCCCCTGTGGGCTGGAGCAGAGCCAAGCTGCAGCCACTTACAAAGCCAGCGTTCTGGCCAGCAGCCCAGGATCTGGCCACTGACCACTGGGACCAGAATCCAGCTCACCAGCTCCCCACCAAACCCTCAGGCCCAGGCTTGGAGTTGATACCCAGGGATGGTGGTAAAGAGGACTCTGGCCTTTCCCAAGGCCTCAGCCACAACCAAGATTTTAAGTCTCCTAAACTGGGAATACAGTCATTGCACCATGAGAAGAGAAGCTATAGGCCAGATGTAATActgaatattagtttttttcccAGAGATTTGGGGTAAGGGAGATTACTAATTTTGTTCAGAGATTTGGGGTGCAATTTTTGCATCAAGTTTTATGCATCTGTAGACAAGGAGGTATGTATGCCTTTAGTATTTAACCCCAGAGGTGAAATAACCCCTAAAGGTTAGAGTTCACATTCCTCTGATGTTCGAATATGGATTATAGCTGGAGAAGcacagtctgttttttttttttttgtagagacagagtctcactttatggcccttggtagagtgccatggcctcacacagctcacagcaacctccaactcctgggcttaagcgattctcttgcctcagcctcccgagtagctgggactacaggcgcccgccacaacgcccggctagagaaGCATAGTTTTATTGATCCTACATCTGCCCAAATTCCAGGCCCCAGTTTCCTCAGGCAGAACAGTTCAAGGCTCTGTGGTCAGCATGGTTAGGCAATGGCTGCTGTCTccccatccttctgcctcaggcagTAATGTACCTCAGGAAGTGCCCTTAGTCTCTCTGCAGCCTAGAAAGGAGACAGAGGGGCAATCAATGAGGGTAAGGGTTGCCTGGGATGGTGGTATGGAGTTTTGAGTACTCAGAAGACATATGGGACTGGGAGACTGGGTGGCAAGGACTATTGGAGTCACCAGAGAATCAAAGAGTTGAACAGCTCCTAAGTCCCAAGGAATGCCCAGGTTGTTAAGGGAGTTCCGTAATTGTTGGGATCcttggaggaaggagagaaaaatgggACCTAAGGACCCAGGATGCTGTGAGCCCTAACCTGCTCAGGGGTGAGGTCCCTCTGAGCCTGGGCAAGCATTTCGTAGCCAACCATGAATTTCCGGACAGTGGCGGAACGCAGAAGTGGTGGGTAGTAATGAGCATGCAGCTGCCAGTGGTCCCAGTTGGCCCCAGCTTCTGATCCTGTGGGAGCCCctgacagaaagaagaaagaagagatggTGGGAAGAGCCCTTTCTTAATTCTTCAGCCTGTACCCCCAAACCAGGCCAGGTACTTGAAAACTACATCTCCCAGATCCTTTGCCAAAGAGACACCCAGGCACTAAAAAGCACACTGGAGACACAGTTTCTCCAACTTTACTGCACCACCCTTAGTCCCATCACCCCTGCTCTGGACACTTCCCCCAGTAAGGGTTTCAAGGTTCACTAGGAGTTGTAGTCCACTAGCCTGGGCCTCAGAAGCACAGAAATGGTTTCAGGGGATTAGGTATAGAAAAAGCCTCACCATGCCAGCCCATGGAATAAGGAAAGGACGTCTCAAATAGGTTGTCATACTTGATCAAGAGCTTCTTCATGATGGAGGCTAGATCTGGAATCAGAGCCTGAATCTCAGCCTGGGGCACAAATTCTAGCCCTACTAGAGCCACTCCATCTAGTGGCTAGCCCCAAGGCTCTCACCATCACGCTCAACAGGGGTCAGCTCAGGTAGTCGCCGTACATGCCGACGGGGCAGCAGCAGTGTCTGGTAGGGCCACACTGCCCAGAAAGGGACCAGCACTAACCAGTGCTCACTAGTTAGGACCAGACGTTCCTGAACAGACAGAATGGTTATGAGGTCATGGGGGGAGATGAGGTGCCAGCAAATAGGCAGGAAGCAGAAAAATGTACCCAGAATCTAATGGATTCTCACCAcctacaccaccaccacccctaaTCCAAGCCACCATCATCCTTTTTTTAGATTATTGCTAGGACCTCCTACCAAGTCTCTCTCCTAGTTCCCTTCTACCTTTGTCCCTGACACATCTCTCTCTCATCTCATTAAAGACACAGACTTGACTCTCTCCCACCTTCTTGATTAGCTCCTGGCGACTGTACTCCATTAGCAGGGGCTCTCCATGCTGACTCTGATAGGCCCGCTGAGATCGCTCCTCACGCTGTGCAATATCTGGCAGGAAACTGCTGGCCCATACCTGTCAAAGCGCAAAAGCAAAGAAGAACATGTAAGTCCTTTACCTTCAAGCCTCCACATCACTAGCATATTTCCTTTGTGCCATTCATCAATCCAGTTCCCAGCCAAGAAACCCATTGGAGCCCATGACACCCTTACCTGGCAGTGGGGATGAGGATTGGAGCAGCCCATCATGGATCCTTTATTTTCAAAGATCTATTTGGTAAGGGTAGGGAGTTTTAGTAGTCAAAGACACTAACTTAATCCCTCCTGACCACACCCTGTGGAAATGGGAATGCAACTTCTCAAAACCAAAGTTGCACCATCCCCTCCTTGCCCTTCGAGGAGTGGGGGTGATCTCACAAACCTGCACCCAAGGGTATTGGACACCCAGCTCCTCTGTGACTGAGGCCCATGCATCAACAACAGCCCGGATCTCAGGGACCGACATGAGTGGCAGCGTCATATCCGACCAGGGGTGGAAGCACATGACCTTACTAGGTGATGAGGGGTAAGAGATGACAGAGAGATAGGGCTGAGCCGCACTAGAGATAGAGACCAAGCCCAGTGCTCAGTTTAAAACCCTGGGTTGGAAGTTGTAAGACGGGAAATCCATAGTTACCAGACTCCTCGAGCAGCCTTCGCTTGGAAAAGGGGATGATCACTGGGTCCTGAGATAAAGGAATATCACTCTCTGCAGCAGCAGTACCCCAAGAGGTctagcctccctcctccctaacAGCAGTTGGAGCCAGGTTACCTGGACTGGGGGCATCAGGCTGCAAAGCTGGGAAGTCATTGTCAAATAGGAAGGTGGCATCATAGTGCGGATTCACCTGACAAGGATAAgcaagaaaagcatttgctgcCCTATACTACCATTATCTGGTGGGCTTCAAGAGCTGGACAGGCTACAGGGGGGTGGGGAAGGCCCACTCTAAGGGTCAAAAAGTCTTGTTGTGACATGACCCAGAGGATGTCCAAGTCCACTGCCCTATGGGTAAAGGGCAGCTCAAAGAAGGAGCTACTCCCCAGGCCCAGCCTGCACATGCAGGGCTCTACAGGCTTACCTCTCCATTGGCCCTTGTGGCCCCAGGACTCAGAGGATTGAGGGGGTCATGGCGGGGCACTGTCTTCAGAAGCTGGGGCTCCACTTGCCCCTGCCAGGGCCGCTTCATGCGGTGAGCTGATACCAGAACCCACTCATCCTGCAGCGGGTTGTAGCGAATATGCTGATGGTCTGGGGGCAGAAATTAAGATAAGCCCGCAAAACTCTCTCTCCCCTGGAACTCATCCGCCAGCAGCCCCAAACTCAGGGACATCCTCTCGGCCCCGTCCTGATCAGGAGCTCAAGGGCCAGGACTGAACCTTTTCAGAGCCAACTGTCCTGCAGCCCTTCCACGGGCATCTCTCTTCGTGTTACCGGCCTTGCTTGGGATTGAGGCGAGAACTCCCTAAGGAAGGGGAGAACTCATCTCGGGTCCCAGAGAATCCCAGCCGCCCTGCAATTACCGCTCGCCCTGAAGGCTGCTACCATGGTGTCCGCCTCTGACGCCTGCTGACGCTGGTCAAGACCCGCTCCGCTGCGCGACATGAAGACACCAGGAGGGATTGTCTTGAATGCAGGCTAAGCAGTGGCTCTGGATTTCATTTCTTGGTCTTCCCGCCCCGCCCACCCCCGCTGATTGGCCAGCCTCCAGCACGTGACTGTATGAGGGTGCTGCCAGGCCACCTGGAGGCGGAGCTCAGGAACTACGCTCGTGGACGTTGATaattcctctcctctcttccccctcccccggCGTTGGATCCTCTACCCTAGAAGAACCTCGGTGAAAGCTACTTACTGCAGAGTCTCTTGGCTCCACGAGGCTTACGGGACTTTTTTGCTGCAGTCATTCATTTGGCTATTCGTTCAGCAAATACTCACTGAGCATCAGACGTGCTAAGCACCCAGGCTGTGTGTGGGGCATAGGGATGCCCCTTTGTGCATGTGAGTTAGGCATGGCCTTAGCCTTccctgagtttgttttttttttgtttgtttgtttgttttgttttgtttttctttgagacagagcctcaagctgtcgccctgggtagagtgcaatggcatcacagctcacagcaacctccaactcttgggttcaagtgattctcctgcctccgcctcccaagtagctgggaccacaggcgcccaccacaatgcccggctattttttggttgcagccgtcattgttgtttggcgggcccaggctgggttcgaacacgccagctcaggtgtatgtggctggcgccttagccgcttgagccacaggcaccaagcccttccCTGAGTTTTTATTCTAGGGCAAATAAAGGTGTGACTCTTATTCCACAATCACCTCAGTCACCTGGTGAGGTGAAGGAGAGGCAAATTTGGGgatagggtgggccctaatctaCTATAGCTGAACCTGGCCCCTCAGGAGTTACCTGAAG
This region of Nycticebus coucang isolate mNycCou1 chromosome 2, mNycCou1.pri, whole genome shotgun sequence genomic DNA includes:
- the GALT gene encoding galactose-1-phosphate uridylyltransferase isoform X3; protein product: MKRPWQGQVEPQLLKTVPRHDPLNPLSPGATRANGEVNPHYDATFLFDNDFPALQPDAPSPGPSDHPLFQAKAARGVCKVMCFHPWSDMTLPLMSVPEIRAVVDAWASVTEELGVQYPWVQIFENKGSMMGCSNPHPHCQVWASSFLPDIAQREERSQRAYQSQHGEPLLMEYSRQELIKKERLVLTSEHWLVLVPFWAVWPYQTLLLPRRHVRRLPELTPVERDDLASIMKKLLIKYDNLFETSFPYSMGWHGAPTGSEAGANWDHWQLHAHYYPPLLRSATVRKFMVGYEMLAQAQRDLTPEQAAERLRALPEVHYCLRQKDGETAAIA
- the GALT gene encoding galactose-1-phosphate uridylyltransferase isoform X1; amino-acid sequence: MSRSGAGLDQRQQASEADTMVAAFRASDHQHIRYNPLQDEWVLVSAHRMKRPWQGQVEPQLLKTVPRHDPLNPLSPGATRANGEVNPHYDATFLFDNDFPALQPDAPSPGPSDHPLFQAKAARGVCKVMCFHPWSDMTLPLMSVPEIRAVVDAWASVTEELGVQYPWVQIFENKGSMMGCSNPHPHCQVWASSFLPDIAQREERSQRAYQSQHGEPLLMEYSRQELIKKERLVLTSEHWLVLVPFWAVWPYQTLLLPRRHVRRLPELTPVERDDLASIMKKLLIKYDNLFETSFPYSMGWHGAPTGSEAGANWDHWQLHAHYYPPLLRSATVRKFMVGYEMLAQAQRDLTPEQAAERLRALPEVHYCLRQKDGETAAIA
- the GALT gene encoding galactose-1-phosphate uridylyltransferase isoform X2; translated protein: MSRSGAGLDQRQQASEADTMVAAFRASDHQHIRYNPLQDEWVLVSAHRMKRPWQGQVEPQLLKTVPRHDPLNPLSPGATRANGEVNPHYDATFLFDNDFPALQPDAPSPGPSDHPLFQAKAARGVCKVMCFHPWSDMTLPLMSVPEIRAVVDAWASVTEELGVQYPWVQIFENKGSMMGCSNPHPHCQVWASSFLPDIAQREERSQRAYQSQHGEPLLMEYSRQELIKKERLVLTSEHWLVLVPFWAVWPYQTLLLPRRHVRRLPELTPVERDGAPTGSEAGANWDHWQLHAHYYPPLLRSATVRKFMVGYEMLAQAQRDLTPEQAAERLRALPEVHYCLRQKDGETAAIA